A single Desulfovibrio piger DNA region contains:
- a CDS encoding NAD(P)H-hydrate dehydratase, with protein sequence MWIIAGTIPDPDFALLAPERESAAPRAASLSEAGLHLPDGRAVPVERGTAALAATALQTCAALGCPPPALLLAGDTGSGSGSRQLYAWLEKALPGLAPRGLTFHYLFPDVDWHNRLLLAVRELENAPLMVADAGFMYVAKMSGYADAYELFTPDVGELAFLADEKAPHPFYTRGFLLAEEQNIPVLLARAQAHGNCPANLIIKGKADHIIHEGRLYAVVDSPSVPAMECIGGTGDIVTGLVTGLLCAGLPTATAALAAARLARLLAAHCRPDPSTPVSRLIAALPEVLPHSRDGFLALGRA encoded by the coding sequence ATGTGGATCATAGCCGGAACCATCCCCGATCCTGATTTTGCCCTGCTGGCGCCGGAGCGGGAAAGCGCTGCCCCGCGGGCCGCCAGCCTGTCGGAAGCGGGCCTGCACCTGCCCGACGGCCGTGCCGTGCCTGTGGAACGGGGCACCGCGGCCCTGGCCGCCACGGCCCTGCAGACCTGTGCAGCCCTGGGCTGTCCGCCCCCCGCCCTGCTGCTGGCCGGGGATACCGGCTCCGGTTCCGGCAGCCGCCAGCTCTACGCCTGGCTGGAAAAGGCCCTGCCCGGCCTGGCCCCGCGCGGCCTGACCTTCCATTATCTCTTTCCCGATGTGGACTGGCACAACCGCCTGCTGCTGGCTGTCCGGGAGCTGGAGAACGCTCCCCTGATGGTGGCCGATGCGGGTTTCATGTATGTGGCCAAGATGAGCGGCTATGCCGACGCCTACGAACTGTTCACCCCGGACGTGGGCGAGCTGGCCTTCCTGGCGGATGAAAAGGCGCCCCACCCCTTCTATACGCGCGGCTTCCTGCTGGCCGAGGAGCAGAACATCCCCGTGCTGCTGGCCCGGGCACAGGCGCACGGCAACTGCCCGGCCAATCTGATCATCAAGGGCAAGGCCGACCACATCATCCACGAAGGCCGCCTCTACGCCGTGGTGGACAGCCCCTCGGTCCCGGCCATGGAATGCATCGGCGGCACCGGCGACATCGTGACCGGCCTCGTCACCGGTCTGCTGTGCGCCGGTCTGCCCACCGCCACGGCCGCCCTGGCAGCCGCGCGTCTGGCCCGCCTGCTGGCCGCCCACTGCCGGCCCGATCCGTCCACGCCCGTCAGCCGCCTCATTGCCGCCCTGCCCGAGGTCCTGCCCCATAGCAGGGACGGGTTCCTTGCTCTGGGCCGGGCCTGA
- the rfbA gene encoding glucose-1-phosphate thymidylyltransferase RfbA — MTQQRKGILLAGGSGTRLYPLTRSISKQLMPVYDKPMIYYPLSVLMLAGIRDIAIISTPVHLPLFEDLLGDGRRWGCAFSYIEQPRPEGLAQAFLLAEDFLAGDPACLVLGDNIFFGHGLDALLRHAMAQGKGATVFGYHVTDPQRYGVVAFDAQGRATSIEEKPEEPRSNFAVTGLYFYDGDVVDMARQVRPSARGELEITDLNNMYLEKGLLQVELMGRGMAWLDTGTHDSLLAAANFVQTVQMRQGLKIACPEEIAWRKGYISADDVRALAHEMDKNQYGQYLYELVDMGGTAWK; from the coding sequence ATGACACAACAACGCAAAGGCATCCTGCTTGCCGGCGGATCGGGCACGCGCCTGTATCCCCTGACGCGCAGCATCAGCAAACAGCTCATGCCGGTCTATGACAAGCCCATGATCTATTATCCCCTCAGTGTCCTCATGCTGGCGGGCATCCGGGATATCGCCATCATCTCCACCCCCGTCCACCTGCCGCTGTTCGAGGATCTTTTGGGTGACGGCAGGCGCTGGGGCTGCGCTTTCTCCTACATCGAGCAGCCCCGCCCCGAAGGGCTGGCGCAGGCCTTTTTGCTGGCGGAGGACTTTCTTGCCGGGGATCCGGCCTGTCTTGTCCTGGGCGACAACATCTTTTTCGGCCACGGGCTGGATGCCCTGCTCCGGCATGCCATGGCACAGGGAAAGGGGGCCACGGTCTTTGGCTACCATGTGACCGATCCCCAGCGCTATGGCGTCGTGGCGTTCGATGCGCAGGGACGGGCCACCAGCATCGAGGAAAAGCCGGAGGAGCCCCGCTCCAATTTTGCCGTGACCGGGCTTTACTTCTATGACGGTGACGTGGTGGACATGGCCCGCCAGGTGCGGCCCTCGGCCCGTGGCGAGCTGGAGATCACGGACCTGAACAACATGTATCTGGAAAAGGGCCTCCTGCAGGTGGAGCTCATGGGGCGCGGCATGGCCTGGCTGGATACCGGCACCCACGACTCCCTGCTGGCTGCCGCCAATTTCGTGCAGACCGTCCAGATGCGGCAAGGCCTGAAGATCGCCTGCCCCGAAGAGATCGCCTGGCGCAAGGGCTACATCTCCGCCGATGATGTGCGGGCCCTGGCCCACGAGATGGACAAGAACCAGTACGGGCAATACCTGTACGAACTGGTGGACATGGGAGGGACAGCATGGAAGTGA
- a CDS encoding glycosyltransferase family 2 protein has translation MSSPAVSIIVASYNYEQWLPQALQSALDQYVADFELLVVDDGSADGSPAVAREFAARDARVRVLTHADGGNHGLPATLALGLAAARGQWTAFLEADDVWLPDTLSLRLAAAAGTDAGVIFNDVELWPMPGAATGWFTGYVPRVMAGHARRGGTGQRDFSLCGPMLVENVIPTFSCAMVRTELLRACDWQSPVPRWTDWWLWCQLACRTRFFFVPHRLVRWRLHAGSQHHGVGGGYLHDYARMGRGLARLLGPELTAGGRRRWLWYLRLPAPLRLAVRLGRMVMYQGPRRSLRQVAERLGRRAR, from the coding sequence ATGTCCTCTCCTGCTGTCAGCATCATCGTGGCCAGCTACAACTATGAGCAATGGCTGCCCCAGGCCCTGCAAAGCGCGCTGGACCAGTACGTTGCGGATTTTGAACTGCTGGTTGTGGACGACGGTTCCGCGGACGGCTCCCCGGCCGTGGCGCGGGAGTTCGCCGCGCGGGATGCCCGCGTGCGCGTCCTCACCCATGCGGACGGCGGCAACCACGGCCTGCCCGCCACCCTGGCGCTGGGGCTGGCCGCCGCGCGCGGCCAGTGGACGGCCTTTCTGGAAGCCGATGACGTCTGGCTGCCGGACACCCTGTCCCTGCGGCTGGCCGCCGCGGCCGGCACGGATGCCGGGGTCATCTTCAACGATGTGGAGCTCTGGCCCATGCCCGGCGCGGCCACAGGCTGGTTCACGGGCTATGTGCCGCGCGTCATGGCCGGACATGCCCGCCGGGGCGGGACAGGGCAGCGGGACTTTTCCCTGTGCGGGCCCATGCTGGTGGAAAATGTCATCCCCACCTTTTCCTGCGCCATGGTGCGCACGGAGCTTTTGCGTGCCTGTGACTGGCAGTCGCCGGTGCCGCGCTGGACGGACTGGTGGCTGTGGTGCCAGCTGGCCTGCCGCACCCGCTTTTTCTTTGTGCCGCACAGGCTCGTGCGCTGGCGCCTGCATGCGGGCAGCCAGCATCACGGCGTGGGCGGCGGCTACCTGCACGATTACGCCCGCATGGGCCGGGGCCTGGCCCGTCTGCTGGGGCCGGAGCTCACGGCCGGGGGCCGGCGGCGCTGGCTGTGGTACCTGCGCCTGCCCGCCCCGCTGCGGCTGGCGGTACGCCTGGGCCGCATGGTCATGTACCAGGGCCCGCGCAGGAGCCTGCGGCAGGTGGCGGAGCGTCTGGGCCGGCGCGCACGGTGA
- a CDS encoding tripartite tricarboxylate transporter permease: MTDTLALMAAGFLHAITPINLLAMLASTIVGITIGCLPGLSAAMGVALLLPVTFGMDPATGLIVLGGIYCGAIFGGSISAILIHTPGTPASAATAIEGYQLTLRGKAAKALFTACFASFCGGLLSCISLYFFSPLLAQLAMKFKSPEYFWLSLFGLTIIAGVSSKSILKGLISGGIGLLISTIGMDPMEGVPRFMFGQTTLYNGVNTTCALIGLFSMSQVLILAEKRIVQRPRASAMTDRFGLSRAEYRRITPTIIRSWLIGNIVGILPGAGASIACFMGYNEARRFSKHKEEFGKGSIEGVAGSEAANNAVTGGSLIPTLTLGIPGESVTAVLMGGLIIHGLQPGPELFTTYAGMTYTFFAGFVLVQFFMLGVGMLGCKGFAQISRLSDAILIPSIFLLCVVGSYAIHNNVVEVVIMLIFGVIGYLARKFDFNAAAIVLGLILGPIGERGLRRSLLISDGDPSILFSTSLCWILIALCVLGVLSPLLMERMERRMRESAES, from the coding sequence ATGACGGATACTCTGGCTCTCATGGCTGCGGGCTTCCTGCATGCCATCACGCCCATCAATCTGCTGGCCATGCTGGCGTCCACCATCGTGGGCATCACCATCGGCTGCCTGCCCGGCCTTTCCGCCGCCATGGGCGTGGCGCTGCTGCTGCCCGTCACCTTCGGCATGGATCCGGCCACGGGCCTGATCGTGCTGGGCGGCATCTACTGCGGCGCCATCTTCGGCGGCTCCATCAGCGCCATCCTCATCCATACGCCCGGTACGCCCGCCTCGGCGGCCACCGCCATCGAAGGCTATCAGCTCACCCTGCGCGGCAAGGCGGCCAAGGCCCTGTTCACGGCCTGCTTCGCCTCCTTCTGCGGCGGTCTTTTGAGCTGCATCTCGCTGTACTTCTTCTCCCCGCTGCTGGCGCAGCTGGCCATGAAGTTCAAGAGCCCGGAATATTTCTGGCTCTCGCTCTTCGGCCTGACCATCATCGCGGGCGTGTCGTCCAAGTCCATCCTCAAGGGCCTCATCTCCGGCGGCATCGGCCTGCTCATCTCCACCATCGGCATGGACCCCATGGAAGGGGTGCCGCGTTTCATGTTCGGGCAGACCACCCTGTACAACGGCGTCAACACCACCTGCGCCCTCATCGGCCTGTTCTCCATGTCGCAGGTGCTCATCCTGGCGGAAAAGCGCATCGTCCAGCGGCCCAGGGCCTCGGCCATGACCGACCGCTTCGGCCTGAGCAGGGCGGAATACAGGCGCATCACCCCCACCATCATCCGCTCGTGGCTCATCGGCAACATCGTGGGCATCCTGCCCGGTGCAGGGGCCTCCATCGCCTGCTTCATGGGCTACAATGAGGCCCGCCGCTTCTCCAAACACAAGGAGGAGTTCGGCAAGGGCTCCATCGAGGGCGTGGCGGGCTCCGAGGCCGCCAACAATGCCGTGACCGGCGGCTCGCTCATCCCCACCCTGACCCTGGGCATCCCCGGTGAATCCGTGACCGCCGTGCTCATGGGCGGCCTCATCATCCACGGCCTGCAGCCCGGGCCGGAGCTGTTCACCACCTATGCCGGCATGACCTATACCTTCTTTGCCGGTTTCGTGCTGGTGCAGTTCTTCATGCTGGGCGTGGGCATGCTGGGCTGCAAGGGCTTTGCCCAGATCTCCCGCCTGTCCGACGCCATCCTCATCCCGTCCATCTTCCTGCTGTGCGTGGTCGGTTCCTACGCCATCCACAACAACGTGGTGGAGGTGGTCATCATGCTCATCTTCGGTGTCATCGGCTATCTGGCGCGCAAGTTCGATTTCAATGCCGCCGCCATCGTGCTGGGCCTGATCCTCGGTCCCATCGGCGAACGCGGCCTGCGCCGCTCGCTGCTCATCAGTGACGGGGACCCGTCCATCCTCTTCTCCACGTCCCTGTGCTGGATCCTGATTGCCCTGTGCGTGCTGGGCGTGCTGTCGCCCCTGCTCATGGAACGCATGGAGCGTCGCATGCGGGAAAGCGCCGAGAGCTAG
- a CDS encoding DUF3343 domain-containing protein gives MTPKHSLFSSLGRRLGGLFKKETTPEAGPRALSDRGLLAFSHTGDVIRAERLLRQQGFDVEVKGPPPQMRTGCDMVVVFPLIRQAAVLAGLKAAGLEPEQVVSAHDVLLEPVSLFQTSRLEHWLMVRAANMKITVDCRDRRIVNISGGGCPDVPWLAHCLCGKTLDTAPEPLSLGQTLCCYSLQKAFEEIRRQLACGS, from the coding sequence ATGACCCCGAAGCATTCCCTTTTTTCCTCTCTCGGCCGTCGTCTGGGCGGCCTGTTCAAAAAAGAGACCACCCCCGAGGCAGGCCCCCGCGCCCTTTCCGACCGGGGGCTGCTGGCCTTTTCCCATACGGGCGACGTAATCCGGGCCGAACGCCTGCTGCGGCAGCAGGGCTTCGACGTGGAGGTCAAGGGCCCGCCCCCGCAGATGCGCACCGGCTGTGACATGGTGGTGGTCTTTCCGCTCATCCGGCAGGCCGCGGTGCTGGCCGGGCTGAAAGCGGCCGGGCTGGAGCCGGAACAGGTGGTCAGCGCCCATGACGTGCTGCTGGAGCCCGTGTCCCTGTTCCAGACCAGCCGCCTGGAGCACTGGCTCATGGTACGCGCGGCCAACATGAAGATCACGGTGGACTGCCGTGACCGGCGCATCGTCAACATCTCCGGCGGCGGCTGCCCGGACGTGCCCTGGCTGGCCCACTGCCTGTGCGGCAAAACCCTGGATACGGCCCCCGAACCGCTGAGCCTGGGGCAGACCCTGTGCTGCTACAGCCTGCAAAAAGCCTTTGAGGAGATACGGAGACAGCTCGCATGTGGATCATAG
- the rfbB gene encoding dTDP-glucose 4,6-dehydratase, which produces MQVLYLVTGGCGFIGSCFVLRARAAGIPVIDLDRLTYCGNPENLAPLDHDPGHVLVQGDIVNRDLVAYLLRTHRPSAIVHFAAESHVDRSISDPGVFVRTNVMGTANLLHCALDYWQGLAGQERQAFRFLHVSTDEVFGSLGPDDAPFREDTPYAPNSPYSASKAASDHLARAFSHTYGLPVLVTNCSNNYGPRQFPEKLIPLFISRALAGEPMPLYGSGRNVRDWLYVEEHCEALERVLRHGLPGRSYNIGGNCERSNLELVDSLCRALDSERPRQAGSYRDLVCRVADRPGHDWRYAMDTARMRDELGWQPRVGLEEGMLRTVRWYLEHEGWMERARRRAAR; this is translated from the coding sequence ATGCAGGTGCTGTATCTGGTCACCGGGGGCTGTGGTTTCATCGGTTCCTGTTTCGTGCTGCGGGCCCGTGCCGCCGGCATCCCCGTCATCGATCTGGACAGGCTGACCTACTGCGGCAATCCCGAGAACCTTGCCCCCCTGGATCATGATCCGGGCCATGTGCTGGTGCAGGGCGACATAGTCAACAGGGACCTGGTGGCGTACCTGCTGCGCACGCACCGTCCTTCGGCCATCGTCCATTTTGCCGCCGAAAGCCACGTGGACCGTTCCATCAGCGATCCCGGCGTCTTTGTGCGCACCAACGTGATGGGGACCGCCAACCTGCTGCATTGCGCCCTGGACTACTGGCAGGGCCTTGCCGGGCAGGAAAGGCAGGCCTTCCGGTTCCTGCATGTCTCCACCGACGAGGTCTTCGGCTCCCTGGGGCCGGATGACGCGCCTTTCCGGGAGGATACCCCCTACGCCCCCAACAGCCCCTATTCCGCCAGCAAGGCGGCCAGCGACCATCTGGCGCGGGCCTTTAGCCATACCTACGGCCTGCCCGTGCTGGTGACCAACTGTTCCAACAATTACGGGCCGCGCCAGTTCCCGGAAAAGCTCATCCCGCTGTTCATCTCCCGCGCCCTGGCCGGGGAGCCCATGCCCCTGTACGGGTCGGGGCGGAACGTGCGCGACTGGCTGTATGTGGAGGAGCATTGCGAGGCGCTGGAGCGCGTGCTGCGGCATGGCCTGCCCGGGCGCAGCTACAATATCGGCGGCAATTGCGAGCGCAGCAACCTTGAGCTGGTGGACAGCCTGTGCCGCGCGCTGGACAGCGAGCGCCCCCGGCAGGCCGGCTCCTACCGGGATCTGGTGTGCCGTGTGGCCGACAGGCCCGGCCATGACTGGCGCTATGCCATGGATACCGCACGCATGCGGGACGAACTGGGCTGGCAGCCGCGTGTGGGGCTGGAGGAAGGCATGCTCCGTACCGTGCGCTGGTATCTGGAGCACGAAGGCTGGATGGAGCGGGCCCGCCGGCGCGCGGCCCGATGA
- a CDS encoding helix-turn-helix domain-containing protein: MQDLGERIRRVRGYTSQEAFARQLGISKGALGCYERGVNCPNVEVILNISRLRHVSLEWLMTGKGDMADAPGPEEPAPASCAPGLAAQPAGGEAGELLRRHCAWLQQRLDAMEEERRDLSRENRLLWQRTADLGQRLARLEQAGGEEDGAAAQDGAASSRKM, translated from the coding sequence ATGCAGGATCTTGGTGAGCGTATCCGGCGGGTACGCGGGTACACGTCACAGGAGGCCTTTGCCCGGCAGCTCGGTATCAGCAAGGGGGCACTGGGCTGTTACGAGCGGGGCGTCAACTGCCCCAATGTGGAAGTCATCCTGAATATCTCCCGCTTGCGCCACGTCAGTCTGGAGTGGCTCATGACCGGCAAAGGCGACATGGCGGATGCGCCGGGCCCCGAGGAGCCCGCTCCGGCAAGCTGCGCGCCGGGACTGGCTGCACAGCCTGCGGGCGGCGAGGCCGGGGAACTGCTGCGCCGTCATTGCGCCTGGCTGCAGCAGCGGCTGGATGCCATGGAGGAGGAACGCCGCGACCTGAGCCGCGAGAACAGGCTCCTCTGGCAGCGCACCGCCGACCTGGGGCAACGCCTTGCGCGGCTGGAACAGGCCGGCGGGGAAGAGGACGGGGCCGCGGCGCAGGATGGTGCGGCATCGTCCCGCAAGATGTGA
- a CDS encoding tripartite tricarboxylate transporter TctB family protein, with protein MKRSDIGVTALVYAFTLFFLYMTLELPPDAQTYPLCLITGLLVLNTCYLGRCLWQLRRRTGIRNDLPELFAGFQWGQFAFICLGCVVYMLLMHVAGFYVASICYLVGTLAFLRVPRWHIVLTVVVMAALIYAVFTLFLKVPLPVGLLFK; from the coding sequence ATGAAACGATCCGATATCGGCGTGACGGCACTGGTGTATGCCTTCACGCTCTTTTTTCTGTACATGACCCTGGAGCTGCCGCCGGACGCGCAGACCTATCCCCTCTGCCTCATCACCGGCCTGCTGGTCCTCAACACCTGCTATCTGGGCCGCTGCCTGTGGCAGCTGCGCCGCCGGACGGGCATCCGCAATGACCTGCCCGAGCTGTTCGCGGGTTTCCAGTGGGGGCAGTTCGCCTTCATCTGCCTGGGCTGCGTGGTCTACATGCTGCTCATGCATGTGGCGGGCTTTTATGTGGCCAGCATCTGCTATCTTGTGGGCACGCTGGCCTTTTTGCGTGTCCCGCGCTGGCATATCGTGCTGACGGTCGTTGTCATGGCCGCGCTCATCTACGCGGTGTTCACGCTTTTCCTCAAGGTCCCGCTGCCTGTGGGCCTGCTGTTCAAGTAA
- the rfbC gene encoding dTDP-4-dehydrorhamnose 3,5-epimerase yields the protein MEVTATGIEGVLLVKPKVWGDERGYFVETWQRQRYAAEGVALPFVQDNHSMSRRGCLRGLHFQKKHPQGKLVMVSLGQVFDVAVDIRPGSPTFGQWYGTVLSAANQHQLWIAPGLAHGFAVLSDVAHFHYKCTDYYHPEDEGCIRWDDPDLAVDWPVAGPHCSDKDRQGMSFREYCAGCGALMG from the coding sequence ATGGAAGTGACGGCAACGGGCATCGAAGGCGTGCTGCTGGTCAAGCCAAAGGTATGGGGCGACGAGCGCGGCTATTTTGTGGAGACCTGGCAGCGTCAGCGCTACGCGGCAGAAGGTGTGGCCCTGCCCTTCGTGCAGGACAACCACTCCATGTCACGCCGGGGCTGCCTGCGCGGGCTGCACTTCCAGAAAAAGCACCCGCAGGGCAAGCTGGTCATGGTCTCGCTGGGCCAGGTCTTTGATGTGGCCGTGGACATCCGCCCCGGCTCGCCCACATTCGGCCAGTGGTACGGTACGGTACTTTCCGCGGCCAACCAGCACCAGCTCTGGATCGCTCCGGGGCTGGCCCACGGCTTTGCCGTGCTGAGCGATGTGGCGCACTTCCATTACAAATGCACCGACTACTACCATCCCGAAGACGAAGGCTGCATACGCTGGGATGATCCCGATCTTGCCGTGGACTGGCCTGTGGCTGGGCCGCACTGCTCGGACAAGGACAGGCAGGGGATGAGTTTCAGGGAATACTGCGCCGGGTGTGGCGCCCTTATGGGATAG
- a CDS encoding tripartite tricarboxylate transporter substrate binding protein has product MKKILAFLAVALLAMPLAASAWTPDGDVTVIVAYKAGSGTDTGARLLASQAEKYVGKTLIINNLPGGDGKIGWTELVNAKPDGRTIGFINLPTFTTLAVQPGSTFAVSDVVPVCNQLSETGVVVVRADSPWKSLKELVDACKAKGNLRCSTNGVEASNHTAAQLLATSAGFNYKAIPYGGTADQLLALRQGEVHFSCAKVADVAALCSGDKPELRILGVFNTARLPEYPDVPTLGELGYYKEWYGSARALVLPKGTPQEIVDFYVEAFRKTMQDPACIEAHNKAGMSLDFKDNKQLAELIAAQEIFCRDVVSKLYKK; this is encoded by the coding sequence ATGAAAAAGATCCTTGCTTTCCTGGCCGTGGCCCTGCTGGCCATGCCGCTGGCGGCTTCTGCGTGGACCCCCGACGGCGATGTGACCGTCATCGTGGCTTACAAGGCCGGTTCCGGCACGGATACGGGGGCGCGCCTGCTGGCGTCCCAGGCCGAGAAATATGTGGGCAAGACCCTCATCATCAACAACCTGCCCGGCGGGGACGGCAAGATCGGCTGGACCGAGCTGGTCAACGCCAAGCCCGACGGCCGGACCATCGGCTTCATCAACCTGCCCACCTTCACCACCCTGGCCGTGCAGCCCGGTTCCACCTTTGCCGTCAGCGATGTGGTGCCCGTCTGCAACCAGCTGAGCGAGACCGGCGTGGTGGTCGTGCGCGCCGACAGCCCCTGGAAGAGCCTCAAGGAGCTGGTGGATGCCTGCAAGGCCAAGGGCAACCTGCGCTGCTCCACCAACGGGGTGGAAGCGTCCAACCATACCGCTGCCCAGCTGCTGGCCACTTCCGCTGGCTTCAACTACAAGGCCATCCCCTACGGCGGCACCGCCGACCAGCTGCTGGCCCTGCGCCAGGGCGAAGTGCACTTCTCCTGCGCCAAGGTGGCCGACGTGGCCGCCCTGTGCAGCGGTGACAAGCCCGAGCTGCGCATCCTGGGCGTGTTCAACACCGCCCGCCTGCCGGAGTATCCCGATGTGCCCACTCTGGGCGAACTGGGCTACTACAAGGAATGGTACGGTTCCGCCCGCGCGCTGGTGCTGCCCAAGGGCACCCCGCAGGAGATCGTGGACTTCTATGTGGAAGCCTTCCGCAAGACCATGCAGGACCCCGCCTGCATCGAGGCCCACAACAAGGCCGGCATGAGCCTTGACTTCAAGGACAACAAGCAGCTGGCCGAGCTCATCGCCGCGCAGGAGATCTTCTGCCGCGACGTGGTCTCCAAGCTGTACAAGAAGTAA
- a CDS encoding sulfurtransferase TusA family protein, producing MATLIDTCGLSCPQPVLMFLTAAKKQPEGPFSVLVDNDASRENVTRAARNSGFSVAENEENGIWRLEISRQA from the coding sequence ATGGCGACCCTGATCGACACCTGCGGGCTCTCCTGCCCCCAGCCCGTCCTGATGTTCCTGACCGCTGCCAAAAAGCAGCCCGAAGGCCCCTTTTCCGTGCTGGTGGACAATGACGCCAGCCGCGAGAACGTGACCCGCGCAGCCCGCAACAGCGGCTTCAGCGTGGCGGAAAATGAAGAGAACGGCATCTGGCGGCTGGAGATCAGCCGTCAGGCCTGA
- the rfbD gene encoding dTDP-4-dehydrorhamnose reductase: MSRTTVMLTGGKGMLGRTLCRELEGFEVIPTDLPGTDILQEDAFARQLDRTAPDVVIHCAAMTAVDRCEAEPDLAYRLNALGSANVAAACARRGIRLVALSTDYVFSGTGQRPYHEFDVPDGGINVYGQSKWAGEQAVRTHCPDHVIARISWLYGPGGPSFVHTMLRLARQGHEVLRVVDDQRGNPTSTRAVAAALRHILLRPGLVGTFHLTCEGETTWYGFAREIFRLAGMAQRVEPCTSAEYATPARRPANSCLEKRMLRLLGLPPMPRWQESLADFMRAQARELGLPAAPVPDAGR, translated from the coding sequence ATGTCCCGCACGACTGTCATGCTTACCGGTGGCAAGGGGATGCTCGGCAGGACCCTTTGCCGTGAACTGGAAGGGTTCGAGGTCATCCCCACGGACCTTCCCGGGACGGATATCCTGCAGGAAGACGCTTTTGCCCGCCAGCTGGACAGGACGGCGCCGGATGTGGTCATCCACTGTGCGGCCATGACCGCCGTGGACAGATGCGAGGCGGAACCGGATCTGGCCTATCGCCTCAATGCCCTGGGATCAGCCAATGTGGCGGCCGCGTGTGCCCGGCGCGGCATACGGCTCGTGGCCCTGTCCACGGACTATGTCTTTTCCGGTACGGGGCAAAGACCGTACCATGAATTCGATGTGCCGGATGGGGGCATCAATGTCTACGGGCAGAGCAAATGGGCGGGCGAACAGGCGGTCCGCACCCATTGCCCGGATCATGTCATCGCCCGCATCTCCTGGCTGTACGGCCCCGGCGGGCCCAGCTTCGTGCATACCATGCTGCGCCTGGCCCGGCAGGGGCACGAGGTGCTCCGGGTCGTGGACGACCAGCGCGGCAACCCCACCAGCACCCGTGCGGTCGCGGCGGCCCTGCGGCACATACTGCTTCGCCCCGGTCTGGTGGGCACGTTCCATCTGACCTGCGAGGGCGAGACCACCTGGTATGGCTTTGCCCGCGAGATCTTTCGCCTTGCCGGCATGGCACAGCGCGTGGAGCCCTGTACCTCGGCGGAATATGCCACGCCGGCCCGGCGTCCGGCGAATTCCTGTCTGGAAAAACGCATGCTGCGCCTGCTCGGCCTGCCGCCCATGCCCCGCTGGCAGGAAAGTCTGGCGGACTTCATGCGAGCACAGGCGCGTGAGCTGGGCCTTCCCGCGGCGCCCGTGCCCGATGCCGGCCGGTGA